The Peribacillus simplex genome contains a region encoding:
- a CDS encoding MalY/PatB family protein: protein MDILNKSIFEEQINRENSGSAKWDKNSLTSLYGREDVLPMWVADMDFPSPEGIQKALMERLNHPIFGYTVPSETVFTEIQSWLKDRHSWQIDKEWVSFSSGVVSAIGTTIQAFTNPGDKILLQSPVYTPFFDMIKNNDRVVVNSPLIMEEDRFEIDFTDFEDKLKSGVKLFLFCSPHNPGGRVWTKDELLRIGELCEKYNVVIVSDEIHADLFHKSSRHYPIGSLSKNLADITVTLMAPSKTFNIAGLQASFLIASNGKLQKQLQKAQTKLAFHGLNIFALTAMEAAYREGLEWLEDMIGYIEENIKVAEEFIAAEIPSLHVMHPEASYLLWIDCRDLGLTDKEIKDRLIHQGKLALEPGSKYGPGGEGFVRMNLGCSRSVLMDGLNRLKLAFS, encoded by the coding sequence GTGGATATTTTGAACAAGTCAATATTCGAAGAACAAATAAACAGGGAAAATTCAGGGTCTGCAAAATGGGATAAAAACTCGCTCACATCATTGTACGGGCGCGAAGATGTCCTCCCGATGTGGGTTGCCGATATGGACTTCCCATCTCCTGAGGGCATTCAAAAGGCATTGATGGAACGTTTGAACCATCCAATTTTCGGCTATACGGTCCCTTCTGAAACGGTTTTTACCGAAATTCAAAGTTGGCTTAAAGACCGGCACTCCTGGCAAATCGATAAAGAGTGGGTCTCATTTAGCTCTGGGGTCGTTTCTGCAATCGGTACAACGATCCAAGCATTCACGAACCCGGGCGATAAAATATTGTTACAATCTCCAGTCTATACCCCATTTTTTGATATGATCAAAAATAATGACCGGGTAGTGGTCAATAGTCCCCTTATCATGGAAGAGGACCGCTTCGAGATTGATTTCACTGATTTTGAGGACAAGCTGAAAAGCGGAGTGAAACTATTCCTTTTTTGCAGTCCGCATAACCCTGGCGGACGCGTTTGGACAAAGGACGAACTGTTACGAATCGGGGAGTTATGTGAAAAATATAATGTAGTCATCGTCAGTGATGAGATACACGCCGACTTATTCCATAAATCATCAAGGCATTATCCGATCGGCTCGCTTTCAAAAAATTTAGCGGACATAACCGTTACATTGATGGCGCCAAGCAAAACATTCAATATTGCCGGCCTTCAGGCTTCATTCCTGATCGCCAGTAATGGAAAATTGCAGAAGCAACTGCAAAAGGCGCAAACGAAACTGGCCTTCCATGGTCTTAACATCTTTGCCTTAACAGCAATGGAAGCCGCGTATCGAGAGGGCCTGGAATGGCTTGAAGACATGATTGGCTACATTGAGGAAAATATAAAAGTGGCAGAGGAATTCATTGCTGCTGAAATTCCTTCACTGCATGTCATGCATCCGGAAGCCTCTTACCTTTTATGGATTGACTGCCGTGACCTTGGATTGACCGACAAGGAAATTAAGGATCGACTTATCCATCAAGGGAAGCTCGCATTGGAGCCTGGTTCTAAATACGGACCTGGCGGAGAAGGTTTCGTCCGAATGAACCTCGGCTGTTCACGCAGCGTCCTGATGGATGGGCTAAACCGTTTGAAATTGGCGTTTTCATGA
- a CDS encoding DUF1871 family protein, with protein MDTQQMNLALVAVLQDWDPFKIGWDLYEPEIADTVVAIRDIDDPKVLAEKIKSIYEFSFDESVQMEKCLEVAKKLLIIKNDASCSI; from the coding sequence ATGGATACACAGCAAATGAATTTAGCGTTGGTTGCCGTTTTACAAGATTGGGACCCATTCAAAATAGGATGGGATCTTTATGAGCCCGAAATTGCAGATACGGTCGTAGCGATCCGAGATATAGATGATCCAAAGGTACTGGCGGAAAAAATAAAATCCATTTACGAGTTCTCGTTCGATGAATCCGTTCAGATGGAAAAGTGCCTGGAAGTTGCAAAAAAGCTGCTCATCATAAAAAATGATGCAAGCTGTTCGATCTAA
- a CDS encoding TraR/DksA C4-type zinc finger protein: MLSNQQLKEFQQQLQQSKQELEERLNDSGNYDLRRSLEDSTGELSSYDNHPGDEGTELYEREKDLALSEHDRDEIRDIERALSAIEAGEYGKCEVCSKEIPLERLKAIPTTTYCVEHTPSQETSDNRPVEEEVLGPPFGKFDYDDRHESVAYDAEDSWQDVASYGTSESPSDFANPPNDYEDMYVESEENIGYVEDYENFVGVDLYGKEITVYPNSQYQELKEELFEENIQTSFGDLPRYEHDPYVDEEKD; this comes from the coding sequence ATGCTATCCAATCAGCAGCTTAAAGAATTTCAACAGCAATTGCAGCAATCGAAGCAAGAGTTGGAAGAGCGATTAAATGATTCAGGCAACTACGATTTAAGAAGAAGTTTGGAGGATTCGACAGGTGAGTTATCGAGTTACGATAATCATCCCGGAGATGAAGGAACCGAGTTATATGAACGGGAAAAGGATTTGGCCCTTTCCGAGCATGATCGCGATGAAATAAGGGATATTGAACGAGCTCTTTCCGCCATCGAGGCAGGTGAGTATGGAAAGTGTGAGGTTTGTTCAAAGGAAATACCTCTTGAACGTTTGAAAGCCATCCCTACCACGACTTATTGTGTCGAGCACACCCCATCACAGGAAACTTCGGACAATCGGCCGGTGGAAGAGGAAGTGCTGGGCCCCCCATTTGGAAAGTTTGATTATGATGACCGTCACGAATCGGTTGCATACGATGCGGAGGATTCTTGGCAGGATGTTGCCAGTTATGGAACATCTGAATCGCCATCCGATTTTGCAAATCCGCCAAACGATTACGAAGATATGTATGTCGAGTCCGAAGAAAATATCGGATATGTCGAAGATTATGAAAATTTCGTTGGTGTCGATTTATACGGTAAAGAGATAACGGTATATCCGAATTCCCAATATCAAGAATTGAAGGAAGAACTTTTTGAAGAAAATATTCAAACCTCGTTTGGGGATTTGCCACGATATGAGCATGATCCTTATGTCGATGAAGAAAAAGATTGA
- a CDS encoding alpha/beta fold hydrolase — MESHTIKGVERVGNMDIYFEYDRIDDSLPTLVLLHGFLSSSFSFRKLVPYLIKEYNVISIDLPPFGQSGKDYRYTYSFRNIAKSVVMFLEGKDIRKFSIIGHSMGGQISLQLIKSYPDLVEHAILLAGSGYQPGYSEKMKMVSYLPFFSFGIKRYLQKSGIEKNLKNVVHDPAMIDDEMRQGYLGPFIKKHDIFRALGRMLRDKEVDLLKEDLSDIHTPCLLIWGRHDRVVPLNIGQRLHEDLPNSKLVVLEDTGHLLPEEKPEEVYQLIKGFIGVATPT; from the coding sequence ATGGAGAGTCATACAATCAAAGGCGTCGAACGGGTGGGTAATATGGATATCTATTTCGAATATGACCGAATCGATGATTCCCTCCCCACCCTTGTCCTGCTTCATGGATTTTTGTCGTCGAGCTTCAGTTTCCGTAAATTAGTGCCCTATTTAATCAAGGAATACAATGTGATTTCCATAGACCTCCCGCCATTCGGGCAAAGCGGAAAAGATTATCGATATACATATTCATTCCGGAACATCGCTAAGTCCGTCGTTATGTTCTTAGAGGGAAAAGACATCAGGAAATTCAGCATCATCGGCCATTCCATGGGCGGACAGATTTCCCTGCAGCTCATCAAATCATATCCTGATCTTGTCGAACATGCCATTCTTCTTGCCGGTTCAGGCTATCAGCCAGGCTATTCGGAGAAAATGAAGATGGTCAGTTACCTGCCTTTCTTTTCTTTCGGTATAAAACGGTATCTACAAAAATCAGGTATCGAAAAGAACTTGAAAAATGTCGTCCATGACCCGGCCATGATCGACGATGAAATGCGGCAGGGATATCTAGGGCCATTCATAAAGAAGCATGATATTTTCCGGGCATTGGGTAGGATGCTTCGAGATAAGGAAGTCGATTTGTTGAAGGAGGACCTTAGTGATATTCATACACCATGCCTGCTTATTTGGGGAAGGCATGATCGAGTGGTGCCATTGAATATTGGCCAAAGGCTCCATGAAGACCTGCCTAATTCCAAGCTTGTTGTACTTGAGGATACCGGGCACCTTCTTCCAGAGGAGAAGCCGGAAGAAGTGTATCAATTAATTAAAGGATTTATTGGAGTGGCCACCCCAACGTAA